In Rutidosis leptorrhynchoides isolate AG116_Rl617_1_P2 chromosome 2, CSIRO_AGI_Rlap_v1, whole genome shotgun sequence, one genomic interval encodes:
- the LOC139889909 gene encoding uncharacterized protein — protein sequence MSSVSDFSTDQVFKNREQLTEWVKSEARSHNQVIVIRRTKEQNGYLVTIVFVCERGGVSKTKFSKITGVWSIKMKQSVHNHAPIMYMEGHAYAAQLTNDEWRLVADLSSKNVRAGKILATLEKQNPKNVSSSKTVYNAKAKLRTIFRANRTPIQVVMSFLKEKGYDFQYRINDSTNELEELS from the exons ATGTCAAGTGTATCAGATTTTTCTACCGATCAG GTGTTTAAAAATCGTGAACAGTTGACCGAATGGGTGAAAAGTGAGGCACGTTCTCATAATCAAGTTATTGTCATTAGAAGAACAAAAGAACAAAATGGTTACTTAGTCACGATTGTATTTGTTTGTGAACGTGGCGGTGTATCCAAAA CAAAGTTTTCAAAGATAACTGGTGTTTGGTCGATCAAAATGAAACAATCAGTACATAATCATGCACCTATAATGTATATGGAAGGTCATGCTTATGCAGCGCAATTGACTAACGATGAATGGCGTTTAGTCGCCGATTTATCAAGTAAAAATGTAAGGGCTGGTAAAATTCTTGCGACGTTGGAGAAGCAGAATCCGAAAAATGTTTCTTCAAGCAAAACGGTGTATAACGCAAAAGCTAAACTTCGCACAATATTTCGGGCAAATAGGACTCCTATACAggtagtaatgtcatttttgaaGGAAAAAGGGTACGACTTTCAATATCGTATTAATGATTCTactaacgaattagaagaattatctTAG